A genomic region of Stenotrophomonas sp. NA06056 contains the following coding sequences:
- a CDS encoding TonB-dependent receptor — MRIAAPFLRQLPLAAGIAAALPLAAVAAPPSPTELDRVQVKVSTATRSERLLSDVPIRTEVLRKEDIALRAATDFSRAVELINGLRVESNCQNCNTSEVQLLGLPGAYNQLLFDGIPLLSTLGSVYGLEQIPAGFVDRIEVVKGGGSSLYGPGAVAGVINLIPPLPARSGGHVQAGVDVLKGTPQKNADVRLDMVASEADAGLSVIAQRNWNSGIDYNGDGYTEITRKNLKVGGLQAWYAPNPGTRLRLDLQVTDESRRGGNRLDQPEHLANIAESLDTHYRRGSLSWDQEVSSNVDFRLAYAFADIDRDSFYGGLGDVVTDPSAPGYDPSQLDPNVPGSAASRSWRQYGRTHNPLHYVDSQLNWRLGAHTLAFGVQYKHEGLRDDNRDGAGQRLAVLEDATFHNVGAFVQDEWSVRDDVDLVLGARVDKSSELDSAVFSPRVALAWQATPRLKWRAGIATGFRAPEIFVEDVHVDTLGGEQVRVHNTDGLKEERALTTLFGFDWRSDPANPVWSWDATASYARIRDTFALGEIQRGDDGQLTQLRYNASGSNVLGMETNVGWQPSPQWRLTTGASWYRSQFREAQRIFDDTGDGGDKVIDSRDYLKTPRWTGLAQLSWMPAEPWETFVALRHTGPMSVLNNRLGELHRTRSFLVTDLGARWHRHLGAQAQQEVSVAAGVKNVFDQRQKDLEVGALRDSDYVYGPRFARSWYVNLRYAF; from the coding sequence ATGCGCATTGCTGCCCCCTTTCTCCGCCAACTGCCGCTGGCTGCCGGTATCGCCGCCGCGCTGCCACTGGCCGCAGTCGCTGCACCGCCCTCACCCACCGAGCTGGACCGGGTGCAGGTGAAGGTCAGCACCGCCACGCGCAGCGAACGCCTGCTGTCGGACGTGCCGATCCGCACCGAAGTGCTGCGCAAGGAAGACATCGCCCTGCGCGCGGCCACCGATTTCTCCCGCGCGGTGGAGCTGATCAATGGCCTGCGGGTGGAAAGCAACTGCCAGAACTGCAACACCAGTGAAGTGCAGCTGCTGGGACTTCCCGGTGCCTACAACCAGTTGCTGTTCGATGGCATTCCACTGCTGTCCACGCTTGGCAGCGTGTACGGACTGGAACAGATTCCGGCCGGGTTCGTCGATCGCATCGAAGTGGTCAAGGGCGGTGGTTCGTCGCTGTACGGGCCGGGTGCGGTGGCCGGTGTCATCAATCTGATTCCGCCGCTGCCCGCACGCAGCGGTGGCCATGTGCAGGCCGGCGTGGATGTGCTGAAGGGCACACCGCAGAAGAACGCCGACGTGCGCCTGGACATGGTCGCCAGCGAAGCCGATGCTGGACTGTCGGTGATCGCCCAGCGCAACTGGAACAGCGGCATCGACTACAACGGCGACGGCTATACCGAGATCACCCGCAAGAACCTCAAGGTGGGTGGCCTGCAGGCCTGGTATGCGCCGAATCCGGGCACGCGCCTGCGGCTGGACCTGCAGGTGACCGATGAGAGCCGTCGCGGTGGCAATCGCCTCGACCAGCCCGAACACCTGGCCAACATCGCCGAATCTCTGGACACCCACTACCGTCGCGGCAGTCTGTCATGGGACCAGGAAGTGAGCAGCAACGTCGACTTCCGGCTGGCCTATGCCTTCGCCGACATCGACCGCGACAGCTTCTACGGTGGCCTTGGTGACGTGGTCACCGATCCATCGGCACCCGGCTACGATCCTTCACAGCTGGACCCGAACGTACCCGGCAGCGCGGCGTCACGCTCGTGGCGCCAGTACGGGCGCACCCACAACCCGCTGCACTACGTCGACAGCCAGTTGAACTGGCGCTTGGGTGCACACACGCTTGCGTTCGGCGTGCAGTACAAGCACGAGGGCCTGCGTGACGACAATCGCGATGGCGCGGGCCAGCGCCTGGCCGTGCTTGAGGATGCGACCTTCCACAACGTCGGTGCGTTCGTGCAGGACGAATGGAGCGTACGCGATGACGTCGACCTGGTGCTGGGTGCGCGCGTGGACAAGAGCTCGGAACTGGACAGCGCGGTGTTCTCACCACGTGTCGCCCTCGCCTGGCAGGCGACGCCTCGGCTGAAATGGCGTGCGGGCATCGCCACCGGGTTCCGTGCACCGGAAATCTTCGTCGAGGATGTGCACGTCGATACCCTCGGCGGCGAACAGGTGCGCGTGCACAACACCGATGGCCTGAAGGAAGAGCGCGCGTTGACCACCCTCTTCGGCTTCGACTGGCGTTCGGATCCGGCCAATCCGGTGTGGAGCTGGGATGCCACCGCGTCCTACGCACGCATCCGTGACACCTTCGCGCTGGGCGAGATCCAGCGCGGCGATGATGGCCAGCTGACACAGCTGCGCTACAACGCGTCCGGCTCGAACGTGCTGGGCATGGAAACCAACGTCGGCTGGCAGCCCTCTCCGCAATGGCGGCTGACGACCGGTGCGTCGTGGTACCGCTCGCAGTTCCGCGAGGCGCAACGCATCTTCGATGACACCGGCGACGGCGGCGACAAGGTGATCGACAGCCGCGACTACCTGAAGACGCCGCGATGGACCGGCCTGGCCCAGCTCAGCTGGATGCCCGCCGAGCCGTGGGAAACCTTTGTCGCGCTGCGCCATACCGGACCGATGTCGGTGCTGAATAACCGGCTGGGCGAGTTGCACCGCACACGTTCGTTCCTGGTCACCGACCTTGGTGCGCGCTGGCACCGCCACCTCGGCGCGCAGGCACAGCAGGAAGTATCGGTGGCCGCGGGCGTCAAGAACGTGTTCGATCAGCGCCAGAAAGATCTGGAAGTGGGCGCGCTGCGAGACAGCGACTACGTGTATGGTCCACGTTTCGCCCGCTCGTGGTACGTGAACCTGCGCTATGCGTTCTAG
- a CDS encoding TIGR03571 family LLM class oxidoreductase, with protein sequence MTDFNPAHARLFPTQGLSLGLMTPVAARGLADPREARRTARLADDLGFAALWTRDVPLMVPQGPDATASALDDPFLWLGMLAAATERIVIGTAAIVLPLRQPLQVAKSALTLDRISSGRFVLGLGSGDRPEEFAVFGEDLESRATTFRERWSLLRAALSPESSERASVLQATGGYDVLPAPARRIPMLVVGTARQSLQWIAREAEGWATYHREETAQEGRIGLWQQALAQRGGAPKPFVQSMLLDLQADPAAPAEPLPLGLKVGRDGLRDYLLRVHAQGVAHVMFNLVDNGRPLDDVLREIGEQVLPDTLR encoded by the coding sequence ATGACTGATTTCAATCCCGCCCATGCACGCCTGTTTCCAACGCAGGGCCTCAGCCTTGGCCTCATGACGCCGGTGGCCGCGCGTGGCTTGGCCGATCCGCGTGAGGCACGACGCACCGCGAGGCTGGCCGACGATCTCGGTTTCGCGGCGCTGTGGACCCGGGATGTGCCGTTGATGGTGCCGCAGGGGCCAGACGCGACTGCCAGCGCGCTGGATGATCCGTTCCTGTGGCTGGGAATGCTGGCTGCGGCGACCGAACGCATCGTGATCGGCACGGCGGCCATCGTGCTGCCGTTGCGGCAACCGCTGCAGGTGGCGAAGTCGGCGCTGACGCTGGACCGGATCAGCAGTGGGCGCTTCGTGCTGGGCCTTGGGTCGGGTGATCGACCTGAGGAGTTCGCGGTGTTCGGTGAGGATCTGGAAAGCAGGGCAACGACCTTCCGCGAACGCTGGTCGCTGCTGCGTGCGGCGCTGTCCCCCGAATCCTCAGAGCGTGCATCGGTGCTGCAGGCAACCGGTGGGTACGACGTACTGCCCGCGCCGGCCAGGCGCATTCCGATGCTGGTGGTCGGTACTGCGCGGCAGAGCCTGCAGTGGATCGCGCGCGAAGCCGAAGGCTGGGCGACCTATCACCGCGAAGAGACCGCGCAGGAAGGGCGCATTGGTCTGTGGCAGCAGGCCCTGGCCCAGCGCGGCGGTGCGCCCAAACCGTTCGTGCAGTCGATGCTGCTGGACCTGCAGGCCGACCCGGCTGCGCCGGCAGAGCCACTGCCGCTGGGCCTGAAGGTGGGCCGCGATGGCCTGCGCGACTATCTGTTGCGGGTGCACGCGCAGGGCGTGGCGCATGTGATGTTCAACCTTGTGGACAACGGCCGGCCGCTGGACGACGTACTGCGTGAGATCGGGGAACAGGTCCTGCCGGATACGCTTCGATAG
- a CDS encoding ferredoxin reductase: protein MYTQLCVRPYSAPMSAVVRPSLLSPYRWLSPSLFDFWAGQLNPLWTLREPMARLVRREPAGEGAATLVLRCNRHWAGMRAGQHVTLGVELEGRVLRRSYSPTRLGRRELAITVKAVEGGKVSQHLVAHAKPGDLFRLDAAFGDFHVPAAAPVLLLAAGSGITPMRSLLRDACQRPLAAPVDLFYWERSTAAFQFRDELLALAAAHPNLRVHLLTTREGEVPAARIDSHTLTVAGDDTPLAQRHVLACGPDGFVAAARARLAQQVAGFQAEAFTPPVALSDADSLGEVALTLARSGRRLIVPRGRSLLESLEAQGIAPKHGCRMGICNSCTCERVSGTTRHLRTGDTQSETAVPVRICVSAPTTDLTLDV, encoded by the coding sequence ATGTATACACAGCTGTGTGTGCGGCCGTATAGTGCGCCCATGAGCGCTGTCGTCCGACCTTCCCTGCTTTCTCCGTACCGCTGGCTGTCGCCGTCGCTGTTCGACTTCTGGGCGGGCCAGCTGAATCCGTTGTGGACCCTGCGAGAGCCGATGGCCCGCCTGGTACGTCGCGAGCCGGCCGGCGAGGGCGCCGCGACCCTGGTCCTGCGCTGCAACCGGCACTGGGCCGGGATGCGCGCCGGCCAGCACGTCACCCTCGGCGTTGAGCTTGAGGGGCGTGTATTGCGCCGCAGCTACAGCCCGACCCGCCTGGGCCGCCGCGAGCTGGCCATTACCGTCAAGGCGGTGGAAGGCGGCAAGGTCAGCCAGCATCTGGTCGCACATGCCAAGCCGGGCGACCTGTTCCGGCTGGACGCGGCCTTCGGTGATTTCCACGTGCCTGCCGCAGCGCCGGTATTGCTGCTGGCAGCCGGCAGCGGCATCACGCCCATGCGCAGCCTGCTGCGCGACGCCTGCCAGCGCCCGCTGGCTGCCCCGGTCGACCTGTTCTACTGGGAGCGCAGCACCGCGGCGTTCCAGTTCCGCGATGAACTGCTGGCCCTGGCTGCGGCGCATCCGAACCTGCGCGTGCATTTGCTGACCACCCGCGAAGGCGAGGTGCCGGCCGCGCGTATCGACAGCCACACGTTGACCGTGGCCGGTGACGACACCCCGTTGGCGCAGCGCCATGTACTGGCCTGTGGCCCGGACGGCTTCGTTGCCGCTGCGCGCGCGCGGTTGGCCCAGCAGGTGGCCGGTTTCCAGGCGGAAGCCTTTACCCCACCGGTAGCACTCAGTGATGCCGACAGCCTGGGTGAGGTCGCATTGACCCTGGCCCGCAGTGGCCGGCGGCTGATCGTGCCGCGTGGCCGCTCGCTGCTGGAAAGCCTGGAGGCGCAGGGCATCGCGCCCAAGCACGGCTGCCGCATGGGCATCTGCAACAGCTGCACCTGTGAACGCGTCAGTGGCACCACCCGCCACCTGCGCACCGGCGACACCCAGTCCGAAACGGCCGTGCCGGTGCGGATCTGCGTGAGCGCGCCGACCACCGACCTGACCCTGGATGTCTGA
- a CDS encoding acyl-CoA desaturase produces the protein MTRATDRALSPAEMQTFGEELDAIRDRVIGSLGASDTRYIRRVAAAVRWSGVLGRSLLFLGAFSPLFWAPLLWPACIAGTLLLALAKILENMELGHNVMHGQYDWTGDPKLNGNTYEWDIVATADNWRKTHNFRHHTYTNVRGMDDDIGYGLLRIFPEQRWKPFYLLQPIIAPIFALLFQWGVAAQDLRLGRWFKGRISSRAMWLQTRPVARKMIRQVLKDYVFFPLLAGPFFLPVLLGNMVANGLRNIWTYVIIFCGHFTAESETFPKECLRNESRGHWYLRQLRGSSNISGGFVINVLSGNLSHQIEHHFYPDLPANRYAAIAKEVKDICRRYGQHYNNGSLPRQFTQVVWRILRHAFPSKPRRLPMPDIMPAPASANAG, from the coding sequence ATGACCCGCGCTACCGACCGTGCCCTGAGCCCTGCCGAGATGCAGACGTTTGGTGAGGAACTCGATGCGATCCGCGACCGTGTGATCGGCAGCCTCGGCGCGTCCGATACCCGCTACATCCGCCGTGTCGCCGCGGCTGTGCGCTGGTCCGGCGTGCTCGGCCGCAGCCTGCTGTTCCTGGGTGCGTTCTCGCCGTTGTTCTGGGCGCCGCTGCTGTGGCCGGCCTGCATCGCCGGCACCCTGCTGCTGGCGCTGGCCAAGATCCTGGAAAACATGGAGCTGGGCCACAACGTGATGCATGGCCAGTACGACTGGACCGGCGACCCCAAGCTCAACGGCAACACCTACGAATGGGACATCGTTGCCACCGCCGACAACTGGCGCAAGACCCATAATTTCCGCCACCACACCTACACCAACGTGCGTGGCATGGACGATGACATCGGCTATGGCCTGCTGCGCATCTTCCCGGAACAGCGCTGGAAGCCGTTCTACCTGCTGCAGCCGATCATCGCACCGATCTTCGCGCTGCTGTTCCAGTGGGGCGTGGCTGCGCAGGACTTGCGCCTGGGCCGCTGGTTCAAGGGGCGCATCAGCAGCCGCGCGATGTGGCTGCAGACCCGTCCGGTGGCACGCAAGATGATCCGCCAGGTGCTGAAGGACTATGTGTTCTTCCCGCTGCTGGCCGGTCCGTTCTTCCTGCCGGTGTTGCTGGGCAACATGGTGGCCAACGGCCTGCGCAACATCTGGACCTACGTGATCATCTTCTGTGGTCACTTCACCGCCGAATCGGAAACGTTCCCGAAGGAATGCCTGCGCAATGAATCGCGCGGCCACTGGTACCTGCGCCAGCTGCGCGGTTCGTCCAACATCAGCGGCGGTTTCGTGATCAACGTGCTGTCTGGCAACCTCAGCCACCAGATCGAGCACCACTTCTACCCGGACCTGCCGGCCAACCGCTATGCGGCGATCGCCAAGGAAGTGAAGGACATCTGCCGTCGTTACGGCCAGCACTACAACAACGGCTCGCTGCCGCGGCAGTTCACCCAGGTGGTCTGGCGCATCCTGCGCCACGCATTCCCGAGCAAGCCGCGCCGCCTGCCGATGCCGGACATCATGCCGGCACCGGCATCGGCCAACGCCGGCTGA
- the fabR gene encoding HTH-type transcriptional repressor FabR — MAAATVLSPPEDANSPARRTVSREDLLAAALKLIGPHRSLSTLSLREVAREAGIAPNSFYRQFRDMDELAVALIDVAGRSLRTIIGEARQRATSSATSVVRVSVETFMEQLRADDKLLHVLLREGAVGSDDFKHAVERELHYFEEELQHDLVRLAALDGAVLYKPELVSMAITRLVFAMGASAMDQPPENDPELVEQISTMIRMIIVGARTPAAFRRG; from the coding sequence ATGGCCGCCGCCACCGTTCTGTCTCCGCCTGAAGATGCCAACAGCCCGGCCCGCCGTACGGTGAGCCGTGAGGATCTGTTGGCCGCCGCGTTGAAACTGATCGGCCCGCATCGCAGCCTGTCCACCCTCAGCCTGCGCGAAGTCGCGCGCGAGGCCGGCATCGCACCCAACAGCTTCTATCGACAGTTCCGCGACATGGACGAACTGGCCGTCGCCCTGATCGACGTGGCTGGGCGCTCACTGCGCACCATCATCGGCGAAGCCCGCCAGCGCGCTACGTCCAGCGCCACCAGCGTGGTGCGCGTGTCGGTGGAAACCTTCATGGAACAGCTGCGCGCCGACGACAAGCTGCTGCACGTGCTGTTGCGCGAAGGCGCGGTCGGCTCGGATGATTTCAAGCACGCGGTCGAACGCGAACTGCACTACTTCGAAGAAGAGCTGCAGCACGACCTGGTGCGCCTGGCCGCACTGGATGGCGCGGTGCTGTACAAGCCGGAACTGGTGTCGATGGCGATCACCCGGCTGGTGTTTGCAATGGGCGCTTCGGCCATGGACCAGCCTCCGGAGAACGACCCGGAACTGGTCGAACAGATCTCCACGATGATCCGCATGATCATCGTCGGCGCGCGCACTCCCGCCGCCTTCCGTCGCGGCTGA
- a CDS encoding thioredoxin family protein, translating to MLPMRVALSLLLLASALSACSPASAPVPPAQAAATAPASAIAWRQGDVDDAFNEAAESGKPVLLYWGAVWCPPCNQLKAGLFKDPAFIALTGKFVPVYLDGDEEGAQAWGERFGVRGYPTLIVLDPQRNEITRVAGGNDAAELTRALTVAASRRSAVAETLATALATPAKLGAEDWQVLGDYGWEVDANRLAGKRSTQDVLQQLAGAAPEPALQRRFALLALATAEKPATAPTQVRELLQAVLAQPAEVRRNRELLGYAGAGLVKQASAGPASSNALGQQLLVALERADAARGDRADDALSRALTELALARQQQPEGALPAALVERVKQRVAAADAAATDAHARQATISSAVYALRQVDDDAGAEALLLAELKRSEQPYYYMPELAELAEQRGDTAGALEWLKRAYEGAQGPATRVQWGVLYVEGLLRLAPDDAPRIEQATEALIAELDKQPSGYHQRTRQRFERLAGQLQAWSAKHKGAETLARLQQRMQTACGDQVDSACKDWLS from the coding sequence ATGCTGCCGATGCGCGTCGCGCTTTCCCTGTTGCTGCTGGCCTCGGCCCTGAGCGCCTGCTCACCCGCTTCCGCCCCGGTGCCGCCGGCGCAGGCCGCAGCCACCGCCCCGGCCTCCGCCATCGCTTGGCGCCAGGGCGATGTGGATGATGCTTTCAACGAAGCCGCCGAGAGTGGTAAGCCGGTGCTGCTGTACTGGGGCGCGGTGTGGTGCCCACCGTGCAACCAGCTCAAGGCCGGCTTGTTCAAGGATCCGGCCTTCATCGCCCTGACCGGCAAGTTCGTGCCGGTGTACCTGGACGGCGACGAGGAAGGCGCACAGGCATGGGGCGAACGCTTCGGTGTACGCGGCTATCCGACCCTGATCGTGCTCGATCCGCAGCGCAACGAAATCACCCGCGTGGCCGGCGGCAACGACGCAGCCGAACTGACCCGGGCACTGACTGTCGCCGCCAGCCGGCGCAGCGCCGTCGCCGAGACCTTGGCCACCGCACTGGCGACACCGGCCAAGCTTGGCGCCGAAGACTGGCAGGTGCTGGGCGACTACGGCTGGGAGGTCGATGCCAACCGCCTGGCCGGCAAGCGCAGCACGCAGGACGTGCTGCAGCAGCTGGCAGGGGCCGCACCTGAACCTGCGCTGCAGCGTCGCTTCGCGCTGCTTGCGTTGGCGACGGCCGAGAAACCGGCAACAGCGCCCACCCAGGTACGCGAACTGTTGCAGGCCGTGCTGGCGCAACCGGCGGAAGTACGTCGCAACCGCGAGCTGCTGGGCTATGCCGGCGCCGGGCTGGTCAAGCAGGCCAGTGCCGGTCCGGCCAGCAGCAATGCCCTCGGTCAGCAGCTGCTGGTCGCGCTGGAACGCGCCGATGCCGCGCGTGGTGATCGCGCTGACGATGCCTTGTCACGCGCGTTGACCGAACTGGCGCTGGCCCGCCAGCAGCAGCCCGAAGGCGCACTGCCGGCAGCACTGGTTGAACGGGTAAAGCAACGCGTGGCAGCCGCCGATGCCGCCGCCACGGACGCGCATGCGCGCCAGGCCACCATCAGCAGTGCCGTCTACGCGCTGCGTCAGGTCGATGACGATGCCGGCGCCGAGGCCTTGCTGCTGGCGGAACTGAAGCGCAGCGAGCAGCCTTACTACTATATGCCGGAGCTGGCCGAACTGGCCGAGCAGCGCGGCGATACCGCCGGCGCCCTGGAGTGGTTGAAGCGTGCCTACGAGGGCGCGCAGGGGCCTGCCACCCGCGTGCAGTGGGGCGTGCTGTACGTGGAGGGGCTGTTGCGGTTGGCGCCCGATGATGCACCGCGCATCGAGCAGGCCACCGAGGCGTTGATCGCCGAGCTGGACAAGCAGCCGTCCGGCTACCACCAGCGCACGCGTCAGCGCTTCGAGCGGCTGGCCGGACAACTGCAGGCGTGGAGCGCCAAGCACAAGGGTGCGGAGACGCTGGCACGGTTGCAGCAGCGGATGCAGACCGCCTGTGGTGATCAGGTTGATAGCGCCTGCAAGGATTGGTTGAGCTGA
- a CDS encoding tetratricopeptide repeat protein, with protein sequence MDIETLERMLAAGKDSALLRFGLGKGWLDAGDPVRAATHLGRCVVLDPDYSAAWKLLGKAWLAGGQPQAAREAWQRGLSVAGNKGDQQARKEMQVFLRRLDRQSPALLAKAG encoded by the coding sequence ATGGACATCGAAACGCTGGAAAGGATGCTCGCCGCCGGCAAGGACAGCGCGCTGCTGCGCTTTGGCCTGGGCAAGGGCTGGCTGGACGCAGGCGATCCGGTGCGTGCAGCCACCCATCTGGGCCGCTGCGTGGTGCTGGACCCCGATTATTCGGCGGCCTGGAAGCTGCTGGGCAAGGCATGGCTGGCCGGTGGCCAGCCGCAGGCGGCGCGCGAGGCGTGGCAACGCGGGCTCAGCGTGGCCGGCAACAAAGGCGACCAGCAGGCCCGCAAGGAGATGCAGGTGTTCCTGCGCAGGCTCGACCGCCAGTCGCCTGCGCTGTTGGCGAAGGCCGGCTGA
- a CDS encoding GNAT family N-acetyltransferase, with protein sequence MTRIRPAHVDDLPAISAVCMAAFTAAVAPMLTVEGIATFGTVAAASAFGERLQGDNHILVAEQAGRVVGVVELKAGQHLAMLFVAPELQGQGIGRALLQAVLPKARGPQMTVRASLNAVPTYEHYGFVLDGDVGEFNGLIYQPLVLMVPALVGADPGPH encoded by the coding sequence ATGACCAGGATCCGCCCCGCCCATGTCGATGACCTGCCCGCGATCAGCGCGGTGTGCATGGCGGCGTTCACTGCAGCCGTTGCGCCCATGCTCACCGTCGAGGGCATCGCCACCTTCGGCACGGTGGCCGCTGCCTCTGCGTTCGGCGAGCGGCTGCAGGGCGACAACCACATCCTCGTGGCCGAACAGGCAGGCCGGGTGGTCGGCGTGGTGGAACTGAAGGCCGGCCAGCATCTGGCAATGCTGTTCGTTGCGCCCGAACTGCAGGGGCAAGGCATTGGTCGTGCCCTGCTGCAGGCGGTGCTGCCGAAGGCGCGTGGCCCGCAGATGACCGTCCGCGCCTCGCTCAACGCGGTGCCCACCTATGAACACTATGGATTCGTGCTGGATGGTGACGTCGGCGAGTTCAACGGCCTGATCTACCAGCCGCTGGTGTTGATGGTGCCCGCTCTGGTGGGTGCAGACCCTGGTCCGCACTGA
- a CDS encoding superoxide dismutase, with the protein MSYSLPALPYAYDALEPHFDARTMEIHHSKHHQAYVNNLNAALEQAGLPAQPVEALIADLDALPESIRGAVRNNGGGHANHSLFWTVLSANGGTADDELAAAIDRDLGGYDAFKETFSKAAQTRFGSGWAWLTVDHEGRLQVESSANQDSPLMGAAAGASGNTPILALDVWEHAYYLHYQNRRPDYIGAFFNLINWAEVGRRYRQARAA; encoded by the coding sequence ATGTCGTACTCGCTTCCCGCCCTCCCCTATGCCTATGACGCGCTCGAGCCGCACTTCGATGCGCGCACGATGGAGATCCACCACAGCAAGCACCATCAGGCCTACGTCAACAACCTCAATGCCGCGCTCGAACAAGCAGGCCTGCCGGCGCAGCCGGTGGAAGCCCTGATCGCCGACCTCGATGCCCTGCCCGAATCGATCCGCGGCGCCGTGCGCAACAACGGCGGCGGCCACGCCAACCACAGCCTGTTCTGGACCGTCCTCAGCGCCAATGGCGGCACGGCCGATGACGAGCTTGCGGCCGCCATCGATCGCGACCTCGGCGGCTATGACGCCTTCAAGGAAACCTTCAGCAAGGCCGCACAGACCCGCTTCGGCAGTGGCTGGGCGTGGTTGACCGTCGATCACGAGGGCCGCCTGCAGGTCGAAAGCAGCGCCAACCAGGACAGCCCGCTGATGGGCGCAGCGGCTGGCGCGTCCGGCAACACCCCGATCCTGGCTCTGGATGTGTGGGAACACGCCTACTACCTGCATTACCAGAACCGCCGCCCGGACTACATCGGCGCGTTCTTCAACCTCATCAACTGGGCCGAAGTCGGCCGGCGCTACCGCCAGGCCAGGGCCGCATGA
- a CDS encoding flavin reductase family protein, whose amino-acid sequence MNGDTGAYAGPWAGVFPAPAPVPSASLPPRALRRLLGHFPTGVAIVCARDAQGKPQGLTINSFVPISLQPPLVLWNLALHAQSLSTFQRATQFAISVLGAGQEALARRFADPQVRHRFTDVLLLDDGEDAPPRIAGAVVHLTCTRHAQWPVGDHLLLAGRIVDVQEEGGAPLLFHRGRFQAGPLETLVEVR is encoded by the coding sequence ATGAACGGCGACACCGGTGCATATGCCGGGCCGTGGGCAGGGGTCTTCCCCGCTCCGGCGCCGGTGCCGTCAGCCAGCCTGCCGCCGCGTGCCCTGCGGCGGCTGCTCGGCCATTTCCCTACCGGTGTGGCGATCGTCTGCGCCCGTGATGCGCAGGGAAAGCCGCAGGGGCTGACCATCAACTCGTTCGTGCCGATCTCGCTGCAGCCGCCGCTGGTGCTGTGGAACCTGGCCCTGCATGCGCAGAGCCTGTCCACGTTCCAGCGCGCCACCCAGTTCGCGATCAGCGTGCTCGGTGCCGGGCAGGAGGCCCTGGCGCGCCGATTCGCCGACCCGCAGGTGCGCCATCGATTCACCGATGTGCTCTTGCTGGACGATGGTGAGGACGCGCCACCGCGGATCGCCGGTGCCGTCGTCCACCTCACCTGCACCCGCCACGCGCAGTGGCCGGTCGGCGATCACCTGCTGCTGGCCGGGCGCATCGTCGATGTGCAGGAGGAAGGCGGCGCACCGCTGCTGTTCCATCGCGGTCGCTTCCAGGCGGGGCCGCTGGAAACCCTGGTGGAGGTGCGCTGA
- a CDS encoding DUF3817 domain-containing protein — MTQPNPMHPTGRLFAVVAFIEAITWAGLLVGMWLKYGPQANVALVKLFGPLHGVAFMVYVAVTLFAALRLRWPWWATGLALLAAIPPLVTLPLEWWFKRRGLLSVRAGQ; from the coding sequence ATGACCCAACCCAACCCCATGCACCCGACCGGACGCCTGTTCGCAGTCGTCGCCTTCATCGAGGCCATCACCTGGGCCGGCCTGCTGGTCGGCATGTGGCTCAAGTACGGCCCGCAGGCCAACGTCGCGCTGGTGAAACTGTTCGGGCCGCTGCATGGCGTGGCGTTCATGGTCTACGTGGCGGTCACCCTGTTTGCGGCGCTGCGTCTGCGCTGGCCGTGGTGGGCAACAGGGCTGGCCTTGCTGGCCGCGATTCCGCCGCTGGTGACCCTGCCGCTGGAGTGGTGGTTCAAGCGTCGCGGCCTGCTGTCGGTACGCGCAGGGCAGTGA